The Ziziphus jujuba cultivar Dongzao chromosome 5, ASM3175591v1 genome segment GGACAAAAGTCCATTTGTTTTGTCACCTAaactttcttaatttcttaatcCGTTTTCATTACTAATTGTTTGCAACATACTCTTCCTTCATTGACTATGtactatttatgattttttattttttgttttctctttcagTTTTACAAGTCTTTATGCAACTCATAAtcgaaatttattttatcttttctatGGTAtagataaacaataaaaaatttaaaagaaataaacagtaattaatattataagaaTAGTACTTAccataaacttttaatttttcattatagAATTACACATTAATTATATACCAATATTCATATGAATTTGGATGTATTGCTTTTAAGTAtaacacaaaattaattatacaaacattttatttttcagaaaagaattatataagcatatatatatatatatgagagggTCTACCATGGGGACCGACTGCATGCCTTACGTGCGGACCAAAAATGTGATTAAAATTGGGGCTCTCTGATTTGCACATCTGGCATCAACGGTCCTGGACAAAAGCTGGTCTCACATGAGAATTTTGTCCAAGGCTCCCACTTCCCGCTTGCAGCAGCTCACATTCCCGCTTGAAGCAGCTCGAAACAGCTTTGCCAAAATTCCCATCTCGCACAACGCTTGTGAACCCACCATCTCGCACCACCATTGCCACCCTTGCGAACCCAATAGCTCACTCCTTTTCTACTCTGgttcctcttctcctcttctAGCTCCAACCTAACCGTTCCAACCACCGTGAGTGCCTCTGTCCTCTGTTGGTGATTTTAtagtttgtaactttttttttcattctggttatatgttatatattttttattattcaattacaTGGAACCGATCATGTAGTCTTGCATCGTTAAGTCCTATCCAAATTGAATATGCAAGTCACTTGAAATTTTCTGCTTCACTTatgtaagtaaaaaaaaaaaaaaaaaaaaaaaaaaaaaaaaaacgaaatagAAAATCTAATTAAGGCCATCATCTcccatatattatttgtttatctatttatttattaacatgTGTAGGAAAAAGTAGGACGGCATAGATGAAGAGATTGAGAAAATGAAAGGATTGAATCAAAGTTACAAGTGGGGAAGTTCATCAACTCTAATCCCCGTGTATTAGGTGATGGGGAGTGTGGAAAATTCTTACAACCTTCAACCTTCTACTCTAAGATTGCATGATTTTCATTTAAACTCCTTTATGTCTAAACACAATTTTTTGGGACTCCAGGGTTGAATATGACCCAAAAGTTGATCCATTAGAAATGGTATCAAAAGAAGGATCTGGAGGTAAGTTTcgaattatatatgttttcttagCATTCTTGgttttggtttaaattttaacttgtcAGCAAATatggtaataataatcattatcTTCATTGTGGTGTTCTTATCCTGTGTGCGCCTCACTCTGGCACATTCCTTTTGCTTCGGTGAAATTCAAATTGGAAGGTTACATAACTGTAGTTCATTTGTgcatttgaattatttttaattgattgcttagAGAAGGCAACAAAGTTTTGCAgtgatatccttttttttttagtcatgCAACATTTAAGTGAATCATGTTTTGTATGTTCCAATATAGCACGAAGAACCAAAAATTATTTCATGTTTCAGATACTGGACAAAGTATCAACTGTGTTTTGTCTTTCTCTTTATAGATGGGATGGTTCTCTCATATCAACTTAAGATGGACCGGCTTCACAGTGAGGAAAGATGGGAATGAAGAGATGTCAAATGGAGCAAGTACAGTGGTGCTGATAGGAGTGCTGGAATTTTGCCGAACATTACTAAATTTTTCACATTGCAGCTATTAGCTTGCTTACCAGTGACAATGCGAATGCTGAAAATGAATACCTAATGGATGTAGCATTAACACGTTTTAAATTTACCATACAAGAAAATGTTGGCAATGTTGCGTAATGGTTGGATTGAAATTGGTGTAGCTCACTAACTTTGCAACTGTAACATGGATGTTTGTGTTGTGAATAAATTACTGAAAGTTAAGTTTCAGGAATTGGTGTTGCATTTGTATTCTTTATGCCTTTCCATTTGTTTTTTAACCAAAAGATGTGTACTGGTAGATAATTTACAGGAATGCATTATTGGCATACCTGTAAATAACACCTGATGATTTACTAAAGCAATGGATATTTCAAATGTAAGAAACGAAATGTACATCTATAACTTTGGTGGACTGTGACCCATACCAGAAAGATAAAACAGCCAGTAAGAGCCTCATCAAAGTTGGAAGTCAACAATTAAACACTTTTATATTAAACAAAGCCCACATTGACAAGCAAGCATCTCGGCACTACATTTAACAAAatccatagtttttttttttttttttgtttgtccacGGGCAGCAATAACACAGCACTACACCGTGAGAACTACTACACAGCAAAACTAGCTTTCCTAACGGcaccaaatttttttcttccatcCTCCTTAGGTTTCATTAGATGGAGAAATATATTCAAAAGTTATAACCATCTGTACTAAAAGCTTGAATGGAGCAAACCTAACTACCACAAATTCCATATCATTTACAATATAATGGCAGTAATAGATAGTTACAATATACTTGAGAGACAAAGGAAAAACTCCAACAGCACTTCAAACTGCAACCACCAATTGATGTTGAACCCACAACACATAAAACACAACCAAGAACCCCAAAAACATGTAGCTtctcatttaatataatatgagcAAGTGCAGCACTGCAAGAGAATACCATATTAAcagacaaaattaatatataagttagaaaaatacatgtatatacaCATCCATAATGAGTTGTTCTAAATGCATGCATTTTAAGACATATAACTACAAAATGATTTTAGTTTCCTATTcttcacctctctctctctctctctctcttctaccGCGTCTATGTACTACTCTCTCCATTTTAGAATATGATTAACTGACCATCTAGCTGTCTCTCTCCAGTTGttctttattctttatatttcTCCCTATTATCTCCATGTGTCCTTCTCTATTGTTTCACCTTCTTCCCTTGCCGTTGTTTCTTTCAGGCTAAGCTCCAAAATCACTGCCTCTCTTACTTACATACCCATACTTCCTCTAACAACATGCTCTTTATTGATTTTACCAATCATCCATTTCTCTCTTGACACGATATCCacaataagaaatttttttttttctttccattgaTTAAGAATAAATATGAAGTTTGAACTACTCACCATCTAAACTTATAATCTAGGCCTAAAATGTAACTTTAAAATAATGgtcaatgaatatatataggGACCAAGAATGCATATAAACCCAGTTTGTCCATTTTTTGTTCTGTCCAAACAACCTCTTCAAATCCCTTCAATATTAGCCTCAAAAGAAAAGTGGGTATTGTTTCAAGGCATTCTATCATATACTAACCTAAATCTCACTAATTCCATAACCAAACACCTCTTTTTTTGGTATCTTATGTTTGACTTACACAAATGAAGGACTGACCTTTGGAACTAAAATGTCAAAAGAGTATAAAAGCGATGaagtaaaagagagagagagagagaggatagcagcaaagaataaacaaaatttacttTAAGGCTATTTCTGTCTTAGAAGGCACGGTGACAGTACAATTAATTAACTTAGAAAGAAAGTCACTTGTTAAGCTAGACAGTCATTTTTTATAGTATGAGCAGCTTTGCTTAATGGAGCaactccctatatatatatatatatatatcatagatAACTTTTCTTTACTTACCTGATAATTATACTCAATGCGCCAAGAGGAGTGACTAGTATAGGCGGTGCAAATGCATAAGCTGCAAAGTTTGCAATTTCCCCTACAATCACTGCCACAGTGGCAGTTGCACACACTAGAAAACGCACATTGTAACCAACATGTGTTAACACACTTTTGCTAATGAAAACAATCATATTTGCTGTATACACAGAATACACATACATGCATTTTGTGTACGATTGCATGTTACATCTATCAGAAGAAAGAAATTCCATGATTTGGAAAATAGTTAAAGAatgtaaaaggaaaagaaaataatcaaacaagTTTATGCAACTTAACTAAGCCTTTCATCAATTAACATGGTAataaacattaaattttaacacttaatgcaaat includes the following:
- the LOC107429685 gene encoding probable magnesium transporter NIPA3 isoform X2; its protein translation is MPLSSVGDFIVLCATATVAVIVGEIANFAAYAFAPPILVTPLGALSIIISAALAHIILNEKLHVFGVLGCVLCVVGSTSIGGCSLKCCWSFSFVSQVYCNYLLLPLYCK
- the LOC107429685 gene encoding uncharacterized protein LOC107429685 isoform X1 yields the protein MEFLSSDRCNMQSYTKCMYVYSVYTANMIVFISKSVLTHVGYNVRFLVCATATVAVIVGEIANFAAYAFAPPILVTPLGALSIIISAALAHIILNEKLHVFGVLGCVLCVVGSTSIGGCSLKCCWSFSFVSQVYCNYLLLPLYCK
- the LOC107429685 gene encoding probable magnesium transporter NIPA3 isoform X3, which encodes MPLSSVVCATATVAVIVGEIANFAAYAFAPPILVTPLGALSIIISAALAHIILNEKLHVFGVLGCVLCVVGSTSIGGCSLKCCWSFSFVSQVYCNYLLLPLYCK
- the LOC107429685 gene encoding probable magnesium transporter NIPA3 isoform X4, translated to MNASVLLCATATVAVIVGEIANFAAYAFAPPILVTPLGALSIIISAALAHIILNEKLHVFGVLGCVLCVVGSTSIGGCSLKCCWSFSFVSQVYCNYLLLPLYCK